GCGCGGGCTCTCCTACGGCTACACCTACCTCGGCGTGTTCGGCGTCGGCGCGCTCGGCGGGGCCATCGCGGGCGGGATCCTGACCTACGCGACGCCGCCGGTGCTGTTCGCCGTCCTGGCCGGGTTCGCGGCCGTCGCCTCGGGCGTCGGGATCGCGCTCGCCCGGTATCTCTGATAGAGATTACTCTCGTCTCTTACCGCCGAACGCCACCCCCGGTGACGGCATTCGACGGGAAACAGTGAGAGTAATCACTATGAGTCACCTGCGTCGGCCGACGCGTCTGGATCGCGATCGCGACCGCGCTACCGGACTATCCGAAGAGCTTGAAGAAGAGCCAGCGCCCGGCGACGAGCGCCGCGCCGCCGAAGAGCAGGACGACGACGCCGAAGATGGGCTGGAAGCCGCCCGAGAAGAGCGGCGAGGCCCGGAGCGCGAAGCCGACGATCGCCCCCGGCACCCACGCCCGGACGGCGAGCGGGATCGCGGCCTTTGCCGATTCCGCCGCGCCGGCGGAGTACGCCCCGACGAGCGGCCCCGCGACGCCCCAGCCGACGAGGAAGGGAACGAGCGTCAGAACCCAGCCGACGGGGTCCGCAGAGAGGTACTCGACGCCGTTGTGGTTGATCACGCCGATCGTCAACACCGCCGAGAGCGCCAGGACGTCGACCGCGGCGAGGGGGGCCGCGGCGGCGTCGATGCGTCGCGCGAGGAACGACTCCTGCGAAGCCGATGGTGCCATACCGGTGGATTCGAACGCTCCCTAATGGCTCTCTCGGAATCCGCTCGATCGCTCCGGGACGCGGCCGACGACCACGTAGTCGAATCCCTCGCGGGCGATCCGAGGCTCGAAGCCGGCCGCCGCGAGGCGCTCGCAGAGCTCCGCGGGCCTCCAGAACGTCGAGTCGAAGCCGACGGCGCGCTCGGCCGCGACGAGCGCGCGCCCGCGGAGGCCGCGCGGGTGGAACTCCTGCACCACGAGCACGCCGCCGGGCCGGACGACGCGAGCGGCCGCTTCCAGCGCCGCGTCCGGGTCGGGGACGTGGTGGAGCGCGTCGACGACGACGGCGGCGTCGACCGCGTCGGTCCGGACCGGCAGGCGCGTCACGTCGGCGCAGACGGTCGGGTGCCCGGCGTCGCGGGCGCGGGCGAGCATCCCCGCCGAGGCGTCGACGACGACGGCGTCGACCCCGAGCGCGGCCAGCCCCCGCGAGGCCCGTCCGGTGCCGCCGGCCAGGTCGAGGACGCGCTCGATCGGCCGGTCCGCGAAGGCGAACGCGTCCGCGAACGGACCGACGCGCGCCCGGGGCATCGCGGCGTCGTAGAGGCGCGCCACGCGGTCGAAAAAGCGGACGTCGCCGGAGCCGAATCGGGGCATACTCCGAGTACGTTCGGGGCCGAAAAGGGCCTGTCGGCGGGCCGGCATCGCTCTCACACCGCCGGACTCTTGCCGGTCGGCGTCCCACTTCGATCGATGGAATTCGCCGTCCTGGGCTGGCCGCCGGAGGGGCCACAGCTCAGACTCGACTACCGGCGCTTCGCCTACGCCGGGAAGTTCGTGATGTCGAACACCGGGAAGGCGGTCGTCCGGGAGGCGGAGGAATCGGCGGCTGACGATATGATCGACGACGATTCGACTGCCGGCGACACGGCCGCTGCCGACACGGTCGCCGACGATGCGACCGCCGGCGCCGACGCGGACTTCGACGTGGGAGTCGCGGCCGCGCTGGCGTTCAACGCGGACCGGACCGAGGACGCGACGCTCTGGTACCGGTACGTCACCGTCCGCGACGACGCGAAGGGAAACGGCCTGGGCCCGCGCCTCGCCGCGTTCGTCGCGCCGCGGGCGGCCGACCGCGGGTACGACCGCCTCCGGATCGCCGTCAACAACCCCTTCGCGTACGAGGCGATGTACAAGGCGGGCTTCGCCTGGACCGGCCGCGAGACCGGCGTCGCCGAACTCGTCCTCGAACGGCCCGCCGACCCCGCCGCGGCGGCTGGGCGCGATCGCTCCGGGGACCGATACCGCGCCGGTCTAGACCGCTTCCGCGCCCGCGACTCCGCGGATCCGGAAGCGTCGTTCCTGGCCGCGCGAGAGGGTGCGGATCCTCCCGCGATCCTCGCCGATCTCGCCGACCCGACGGTGGACGCCGTCGAGCGGCCGTCGACGGAGGCCGACCCGAGCGACCCGCCGGCCGACGTCGACCCGGACGGTTAACTCTCCGCGGCACCGACACCGGGATAATGGGCAACGCAGATCTACGCAGTCTCGCGGTCCTCTCGGAGATCGGGTTTGACGAGGTCGCGGGCAGCGTCGTCGCCGTCGACGCGCACAACTGGCTGTATCGCTACCTCACGACGACGGTCAAGTTCACGCGCGAGGGCGCCTACACGACCGACGCGGGCGAGGAGGTCGCGAACCTCATCGGCCTCGTCCAGGGGCTACCGAAGTTCTTCGAGCACGACCTCACGCCCGTGTTCGTCTTCGACGGCGGCGTGACCGACCTGAAGGACGAGGAGGTCGCCGAGCGGCGCGAGGCCCGCGAGCGCGCCGAAGAACAGCGGAAGGCCGCCGAGGAACGCGGCGACGACGTGGCCGCCGCCCGGCTGGAAGCCCGCACGCAGCGCCTGACCGACGTGATCCACGAGACGACGCGGGAGCTCCTCGCCCTGCTCGACGTGCCGATCGTCGAGGCGCCCGCCGAGGGCGAGGCGCAGGCGTCGTATATGGCCAAGCGCGGCGCCGTCGACTACGTCGGCAGCGAGGACTACGACACGCTGCTGTTCGGCGCGCCCTACACGCTCCGGCAGCTCACCTCGAAGGGCGATCCCGAGCTGATGGATCTCGACGCCACCCTCGCCGCGCACGACCTCACCCGCGAACAGCTCGTCGACGTCGCGATCCTCTGCGGGACCGACTTCAACGACGGGCTCTCGGGGGTCGGCCCGAAGACGGCGCTGTCGGCCGTCCGCGAGCACGGCGACCTCTGGGCGGTGCTCGACGACCGCGAGGCCTACATCGAGAACGCCGATCGGGTCAGGGAGCTGTTCTTGGACCCGCCGGTGACGGACGACTTCGACTTCGGGACGGACCTCTCGCCGGACGTCGAGGCCGCGCGGGCGTACGTCACAGACGAGTGGGAGGTCGACGCCGACGAGGTCGCCCGCGGCTTCGAGCGGATCGAGTCCTCGCTGGTCCAGACTGGCCTCGACGACTGGACCTGAGTTACGGATCGGCGCCGGTCCCGGACGCCCGCGGTAACTCAAACGCGCGTTCCACCTATCCCAACGGGTATGGTACGGTCCGCCGTACGCCGAGGTAATGCGTCGCCGCGAGCTGCTCTCGTTCGTCCCCGCCCTCCTCGCTGGCTCCCTCTCCGGCTGTCTCGACGGCGTGGGCGCCGGGACGCCGTCGACCGGAACGACCCCCGAGCCCCTCCCGCCCAGCGGCTACGGCAGCCTCTCCGAGTTCGACGCGGGCGACCCCTTCGAGACCCGGCAGATCGGCGAGCCGTCGCCGGCACACCACCACCGGATCGTGGTCTGGAACGACGACTCCGAGCGGCGGCCGGTCTCGCTCCGCCTCCGCGACGTCTCGACCGACGACGTCGTGTTCGCGTTCGAACCGACGTTCCCGGCGTACGGAACGCTCCTCGTCGAGGTGTTCCGCCGGTCCGACTACGTGCTGGACGTCGATCCCCCTACCGACGACGGCCGCCTCCTGGGCATCCGCCGGGACTTCGTCGACTGCAACGACTCGGCGACCCACGTCGCGGTCCGCCCCGACAGCAGCGTCCGGGCGCGCGTCGTCTCCACCGCCGTCGCCTGCGACGTCGGCTCCGCGACCGTCGAGGAGAGCGATTCGGAGTCTCAGACCGGATCGACGTCGGCGCCGGCAGAGCCGTCGGGGACGCCGACCCCGACCCCGCGGTAGACTTTTGGTTC
This is a stretch of genomic DNA from Halobellus sp. MBLA0158. It encodes these proteins:
- a CDS encoding DUF3054 domain-containing protein; the protein is MAPSASQESFLARRIDAAAAPLAAVDVLALSAVLTIGVINHNGVEYLSADPVGWVLTLVPFLVGWGVAGPLVGAYSAGAAESAKAAIPLAVRAWVPGAIVGFALRASPLFSGGFQPIFGVVVLLFGGAALVAGRWLFFKLFG
- a CDS encoding class I SAM-dependent methyltransferase; translation: MPRFGSGDVRFFDRVARLYDAAMPRARVGPFADAFAFADRPIERVLDLAGGTGRASRGLAALGVDAVVVDASAGMLARARDAGHPTVCADVTRLPVRTDAVDAAVVVDALHHVPDPDAALEAAARVVRPGGVLVVQEFHPRGLRGRALVAAERAVGFDSTFWRPAELCERLAAAGFEPRIAREGFDYVVVGRVPERSSGFRESH
- a CDS encoding GNAT family N-acetyltransferase; this translates as MEFAVLGWPPEGPQLRLDYRRFAYAGKFVMSNTGKAVVREAEESAADDMIDDDSTAGDTAAADTVADDATAGADADFDVGVAAALAFNADRTEDATLWYRYVTVRDDAKGNGLGPRLAAFVAPRAADRGYDRLRIAVNNPFAYEAMYKAGFAWTGRETGVAELVLERPADPAAAAGRDRSGDRYRAGLDRFRARDSADPEASFLAAREGADPPAILADLADPTVDAVERPSTEADPSDPPADVDPDG
- the fen gene encoding flap endonuclease-1, producing MGNADLRSLAVLSEIGFDEVAGSVVAVDAHNWLYRYLTTTVKFTREGAYTTDAGEEVANLIGLVQGLPKFFEHDLTPVFVFDGGVTDLKDEEVAERREARERAEEQRKAAEERGDDVAAARLEARTQRLTDVIHETTRELLALLDVPIVEAPAEGEAQASYMAKRGAVDYVGSEDYDTLLFGAPYTLRQLTSKGDPELMDLDATLAAHDLTREQLVDVAILCGTDFNDGLSGVGPKTALSAVREHGDLWAVLDDREAYIENADRVRELFLDPPVTDDFDFGTDLSPDVEAARAYVTDEWEVDADEVARGFERIESSLVQTGLDDWT